One genomic segment of Rhinopithecus roxellana isolate Shanxi Qingling chromosome 6, ASM756505v1, whole genome shotgun sequence includes these proteins:
- the AP4M1 gene encoding AP-4 complex subunit mu-1, whose translation MISQFFILSSKGDPLIYKDFRGDSGGRDVAELFYRKLTGLPGDESPVVMHHDGRHFIHIRHSGLYLVVTTSENVSPFSLLELLSRLATLLGDYCGSLGEGTISRNVALVYELLDEVLDYGYVQTTSTEMLRNFIQTEAVVSKPFSLFDLSSVGLFGAETQQSKVAPSSAASRPVLSSRSDQSQKNEVFLDVVERLSVLIASNGSLLKMDVQGEIRLKSFLPSGSEMRIGLTEEFCVGKSELRGYGPGIRVDEVSFHSSVNLDEFESHRILRLQPPQGELTVMRYQLSDDLPSPLPFRLFPSVQWDRGSGRLQVYLKLRCDLPSKSQALNVRLHLPLPRGVVSLSQELSSPEQKAELAEGALRWDLPRVQGGSQLSGLFQMDVPGPPGPPSHGLSTSAPPLGLGPASLSFELPRHTCSGLQVRFLRLAFRPCGNANPHKWVRHLSHSDAYVIRI comes from the exons ATGATTTCCCAGTTCTTCATTCTGTCCTCCAAGGGAGACCCGCTCATCTACAAAGACT TCCGCGGGGACAGTGGCGGCAGGGATGTGGCCGAGCTCTTCTACCGGAAGCTGACGGGACTGCCAGGAGACGAGTCCCCGGTTGTCATG CATCATGATGGCCGTCATTTCATTCACATCAGACACAGCGGCCTGTATTTGGTGGTCACGACTTCAGAAAACGTTTCTCCCTTCAGCCTCCTAGAACTGCTTTCCAG GTTGGCCACTCTTCTGGGCGATTACTGTGGCTCCCTGGGCGAGGGGACCATCTCCCGCAATGTGGCTCTGGTCTACGAACTCCTGGATGAAGTGCTG GATTATGGCTATGTACAGACCACATCCACAGAGATGCTAAGGAATTTCATCCAGACGGAAGCTGTGGTCAGCAAGCCCTTCAGCCTCTTTGACCTCAGCAGCGTTGGCTTG TTTGGGGCTGAGACACAACAGAGCAAAGTGGCCCCCAGCAGTGCAGCCAGCCGCCCTGTCCTGTCCAGTCGCTCTGACCAG agCCAAAAGAATGAAGTTTTTTTGGATGTGGTCGAGAGATTGTCTGTACTGATAGCATCTAAT GGCTCCCTGCTGAAGATGGATGTGCAGGGAGAGATTCGGCTCAAGAGTTTCCTTCCCAGTGGCTCTG AGATGCGCATTGGCTTGACGGAAGAGTTTTGTGTGGGGAAGTCAGAGCTGAGAG GTTATGGGCCAGGAATCCGGGTCGATGAAGTCTCGTTTCACAGCTCTGTGAATCTGGACGAGTTTGAGTCTCATCGAATCCTCCGCTTGCAACCACCTCAGGGCGAG CTGACTGTGATGCGGTACCAACTCTCCGATGACCTCCCCTCACCGCTCCCCTTCCGGCTCTTCCCCTCTGTGCAGTGGGACCGAGGCTCAGGCCG GCTCCAGGTTTATCTGAAGTTGCGATGCGACCTGCCCTCGAAGAG CCAAGCCCTCAATGTCAGGCTGCACCTCCCCCTGCCTCGAGGGGTGGTCAG CCTGTCTCAGGAGCTGAGCAGCCCAGAGCAGAAGGCCGAGCTGGCAGAGGGAGCCCTTCGCTGGGACCTGCCTCGGGTGCAAGGAGGCTCTCAACTCTCGGGCCTTTTCCAG ATGGACGTCCCAGGGCCCCCAGGACCTCCCAGCCATGGGCTCTCCACCTCGGCCCCTCCTCTGGGTCTGGGCCCCGCCAGTCTCTCCTTTGAGCTTCCCCGGCACACGTGCTCCGGCCTCCAGGTTCGATTCCTCAGGCTGGCCTTCAGGCCATGCGGTAATGCCAACCCCCACAAGTGGGTGCGACACCTAAGCCACAGCGATGCCTACGTCATTCGGATCTGA
- the COPS6 gene encoding COP9 signalosome complex subunit 6, with translation MAAAAAAAAATNGTGGSSGMEVDAAVVPSVMASGVTGSVSVALHPLVILNISDHWIRMRSQEGRPVQVIGALIGKQEGRNIEVMNSFELLSHTVEEKIIIDKEYYYTKEEQFKQVFKELEFLGWYTTGGPPDPSDIHVHKQVCEIIESPLFLKLNPMTKHTDLPVSVFESVIDIINGEATMLFAELTYTLATEEAERIGVDHVARMTATGSGENSTVAEHLIAQHSAIKMLHSRVKLILEYVKASEAGEVPFNHEILREAYALCHCLPVLSTDKFKTDFYDQCNDVGLMAYLGTITKTCNTMNQFVNKFNVLYDRQGIGRRMRGLFF, from the exons atggcggcggcggcggcggcggctgcagcTACAAACGGGACCGGAGGGAGCAGCGGGATGGAGGTGGATGCAGCAG TAGTTCCCAGCGTGATGGCCTCCGGAGTGACTGGGAGTGTTTCCGTCGCTCTCCATCCCCTTGTCATTCTCAACATCTCCGACCACTGGATCCGCATGCGCTCCCAGGAGGGGCGGCCTGTGCAGG TGATTGGGGCTTTGATTGGCAAGCAGGAGGGCCGAAATATCGAGGTGATGAACTCCTTTGAGCTGCTGTCCCACACCGTGGAAGAGAAGATTATCATTGACAAGGAATATTATTACACCAAGGAGGAGCAGT TTAAACAGGTGTTCAAGGAGCTGGAGTTTCTGGGTTGGTATACCACAGGGGGGCCACCTGACCCCTCGGACATCCACGTCCATAAGCAG GTGTGTGAGATCATCGAGAGCCCCCTCTTTCTGAAGCTGAACCCTATGACCAAGCACACAGAT CTTCCTGTCAGCGTTTTTGAGTCTGTCATCGATATAATCAATGGAGAG GCCACAATGCTGTTTGCTGAGCTGACCTACACTCTGGCCACAGAGGAAGCGGAACGCATTGGTGTAGACCATGTAGCCCGAATGACAGCAACAGGCAGTGGAGAGAACTCCACTG TGGCCGAACACCTGATAGCACAGCACAGCGCCATCAAGATGCTGCACAGCCGCGTCAAGCTCATCTTGGAGTATGTCAAGGCCTCTGAAGCGG GAGAGGTCCCCTTTAATCATGAGATACTGCGGGAGGCCTATGCTCTGTGTCACTGCCTCCCGGTGCTCAGCACAGACAAGTTCAAGACAGATTTTTATGAT CAATGCAACGACGTGGGGCTCATGGCCTACCTCGGCACCATCACCAAAACGTGCAACACCATGAACCAGTTTGTGAACAAGTTCAACGTCCTCTACGATCGACAAGGCATCGGCAGGCGAATGCGCGGGCTCTTCTTCTGA
- the MCM7 gene encoding DNA replication licensing factor MCM7 isoform X2, with translation MMEQRSRDPGTARSPQNQYPAELMRRFELYFQGPSSNKPRVIREVRADSVGKLVTVRGIVTRVSEVKPKMVVATYTCDQCGAETYQPIQSPTFMPLIMCPSQECQTNRSGGRLYLQTRGSKFIKFQEMKMQEHSDQVPVGNIPRSITVLVEGENTRIAQPGDHVSVTGIFLPILRTGFRQVVQGLLSETYLEAHRIVKMNKSEDDESGAGELSREELRQIAEDDFYEKLAASIAPEIYGHEDVKKALLLLLVGGVDQSPRGMKIRGNINICLMGDPGVAKSQLLSYIDRLAPRSQYTTGRGSSGVGLTAAVLRDSVSGELTLEGGALVLADQGVCCIDEFDKMAEADRTAIHEVMEQQTISIAKAGILTTLNARCSILAAANPAYGRYNPRRSLEQNIQLPAALLSRFDLLWLIQDRPDRDNDLRLAQHITYVHQHSRQPPSQFEPLDMKLMRRYIAMCREKQPTVPESLADYITAAYVEMRREAWASKDATYTSARTLLAILRLSTALARLRMVDVVEKEDVNEAIRLMEMSKDSLLGDKGQTARTQRPADVIFATVRELVSGGRSIRFSEAEQRCVSRGFTPAQFQAALDEYEELNVWQVNASRTRITFV, from the exons ATGATGGAGCAGCGGAGTCGGGACCCTGGAACAGCCCGAAGCCCCCAGAACCAGTACCCTGCTGAACTCATGCGCAGATT TGAGCTGTATTTTCAAGGCCCAAGCAGCAACAAGCCTCGTGTGATCCGGGAAGTGCGGGCTGACTCTGTGGGGAAATTGGTGACTGTGCGTGGAATCGTCACTCGTGTTTCTGAAGTCAAACCCAAGATGGTGGTGGCCACTTACACTTGTGACCAGTGTGGGGCAGAGACCTACCAGCCG ATCCAGTCTCCAACTTTCATGCCTCTGATCATGTGCCCAAGCCAGGAGTGCCAAACCAACCGCTCAGGAGGGCGGCTGTATCTGCAGACACGGGGCTCCAAATTCATCAAATTCCAGGAGATGAAGATGCAAGAACAT AGTGATCAAGTGCCCGTGGGAAATATCCCTCGTAGTATCACGGTGCTGGTAGAAGGAGAGAACACAAGGATTGCCCAGCCTGGAGACCACGTCAGTGTCACTGGTATCTTCTTGCCAATCCTGCGCACTGGGTTCCGACAGGTGGTACAG GGTTTACTCTCAGAAACCTACCTGGAAGCCCATCGGATTGTGAAGATGAACAAGAGTGAGGATGATGAGTCTGGGGCTGGAGAGCTCAGCAGGGAGGAGCTGAGGCAGATTGCAG AGGACGATTTCTACGAAAAGCTGGCAGCTTCAATCGCCCCAGAAATATATGGGCACGAAGATGTGAAGAAGGCACTGCTGCTCCTGCTAGTGGGGGGTGTGGACCAGTCTCCTCGAGGCATGAAAATCCGGG GCAACATCAACATCTGTCTGATGGGGGATCCTGGTGTGGCCAAGTCTCAACTCCTGTCGTACATTGATCGGCTGGCCCCCCGCA GCCAGTACACAACAGGCCGGGGCTCCTCGGGAGTGGGGCTTACAGCAGCTGTGCTGAGAGACTCCGTGAGTGGAGAACTGACTTTAGAGGGTGGGGCTCTGGTGCTGGCTGACCAGGGCGTGTGCTGCATTGATGAGTTCGACAAAATGGCCGAGGCCGACCGCACAGCCATCCACGAGGTCATGGAGCAGCAGACCATCTCCATTGCCAAGGCCGGCATCCTCACTACACTCAATGCCCGCTGCTCCATCCTGGCTGCTGCCAACCCTGCCTATGGGCGCTACAACCCCCGCCGCAGCCTGGAGCAGAACATACAGCTGCCTGCCGCGCTGCTCTCCCGGTTTGACCTCCTCTGGCTGATTCAGGACCGGCCTGACCGAGACAATGACCTACG GTTGGCCCAGCACATCACCTATGTGCACCAGCACAGCCGGCAGCCCCCCTCCCAGTTTGAACCTCTGGACATGAAGCTCATGAG GCGTTACATAGCCATGTGCCGTGAGAAGCAGCCCACGGTGCCAGAGTCTCTGGCTGACTACATCACGGCAGCGTATGTGGAGATGAGGCGAGAGGCTTGGGCTAGTAAGGATGCTACCTATACTTCTGCTCGGACCCTGCTGGCTATCCTGCGCCTTTCCACTGCTCTG GCGCGTCTGCGAATGGTGGACGTAGTGGAGAAGGAAGATGTGAATGAAGCCATCAGGCTAATGGAGATGTCAAAGGACTCTCTTCTGGGAGACAAGGGGCAGACAGCTAG GACTCAGAGACCAGCAGATGTGATATTTGCCACCGTCCGTGAACTGGTCTCAGGGGGCCGAAGCATCCGGTTCTCTGAGGCAGAGCAGCGCTGCGTATCTCGTGGCTTTACACCCGCCCAGTTCCAGGCGGCTCTGGATGAATATGAGGAGCTCAACGTCTGGCAGGTCAATGCTTCCCGGACACGGATCACTTTTGTCTGA
- the MCM7 gene encoding DNA replication licensing factor MCM7 isoform X1, translating to MALKDYALEKEKVKKFLQEFYQDDELGKKQFKYGNQLVRLAHREQVALYVDLDDVAEDDPELVDSICENARRYAKLFADSVQELLPQYKEREVVNKDVLDVYIEHRLMMEQRSRDPGTARSPQNQYPAELMRRFELYFQGPSSNKPRVIREVRADSVGKLVTVRGIVTRVSEVKPKMVVATYTCDQCGAETYQPIQSPTFMPLIMCPSQECQTNRSGGRLYLQTRGSKFIKFQEMKMQEHSDQVPVGNIPRSITVLVEGENTRIAQPGDHVSVTGIFLPILRTGFRQVVQGLLSETYLEAHRIVKMNKSEDDESGAGELSREELRQIAEDDFYEKLAASIAPEIYGHEDVKKALLLLLVGGVDQSPRGMKIRGNINICLMGDPGVAKSQLLSYIDRLAPRSQYTTGRGSSGVGLTAAVLRDSVSGELTLEGGALVLADQGVCCIDEFDKMAEADRTAIHEVMEQQTISIAKAGILTTLNARCSILAAANPAYGRYNPRRSLEQNIQLPAALLSRFDLLWLIQDRPDRDNDLRLAQHITYVHQHSRQPPSQFEPLDMKLMRRYIAMCREKQPTVPESLADYITAAYVEMRREAWASKDATYTSARTLLAILRLSTALARLRMVDVVEKEDVNEAIRLMEMSKDSLLGDKGQTARTQRPADVIFATVRELVSGGRSIRFSEAEQRCVSRGFTPAQFQAALDEYEELNVWQVNASRTRITFV from the exons ATGGCACTGAAGGACTACGCGCTAGAGAAAG AAAAGGTTAAGAAGTTCTTACAAGAGTTTTACCAGGATGATGAACTTGGGAAGAAGCAGTTCAAGTATGGGAACCAGTTG GTTCGGCTGGCTCATCGGGAACAAGTGGCTCTGTATGTGGACCTGGACGACGTAGCCGAGGATGACCCCGAGTTGGTGGACTCAATTTGTGAGAATGCCAGGCGCTACGCAAAGCTCTTTGCCGATTCCGTACAAGAGCTGCTGCCTCAGTACAAGGAGAGGGAA GTGGTAAATAAAGATGTTCTGGACGTTTACATTGAGCATCGGCTGATGATGGAGCAGCGGAGTCGGGACCCTGGAACAGCCCGAAGCCCCCAGAACCAGTACCCTGCTGAACTCATGCGCAGATT TGAGCTGTATTTTCAAGGCCCAAGCAGCAACAAGCCTCGTGTGATCCGGGAAGTGCGGGCTGACTCTGTGGGGAAATTGGTGACTGTGCGTGGAATCGTCACTCGTGTTTCTGAAGTCAAACCCAAGATGGTGGTGGCCACTTACACTTGTGACCAGTGTGGGGCAGAGACCTACCAGCCG ATCCAGTCTCCAACTTTCATGCCTCTGATCATGTGCCCAAGCCAGGAGTGCCAAACCAACCGCTCAGGAGGGCGGCTGTATCTGCAGACACGGGGCTCCAAATTCATCAAATTCCAGGAGATGAAGATGCAAGAACAT AGTGATCAAGTGCCCGTGGGAAATATCCCTCGTAGTATCACGGTGCTGGTAGAAGGAGAGAACACAAGGATTGCCCAGCCTGGAGACCACGTCAGTGTCACTGGTATCTTCTTGCCAATCCTGCGCACTGGGTTCCGACAGGTGGTACAG GGTTTACTCTCAGAAACCTACCTGGAAGCCCATCGGATTGTGAAGATGAACAAGAGTGAGGATGATGAGTCTGGGGCTGGAGAGCTCAGCAGGGAGGAGCTGAGGCAGATTGCAG AGGACGATTTCTACGAAAAGCTGGCAGCTTCAATCGCCCCAGAAATATATGGGCACGAAGATGTGAAGAAGGCACTGCTGCTCCTGCTAGTGGGGGGTGTGGACCAGTCTCCTCGAGGCATGAAAATCCGGG GCAACATCAACATCTGTCTGATGGGGGATCCTGGTGTGGCCAAGTCTCAACTCCTGTCGTACATTGATCGGCTGGCCCCCCGCA GCCAGTACACAACAGGCCGGGGCTCCTCGGGAGTGGGGCTTACAGCAGCTGTGCTGAGAGACTCCGTGAGTGGAGAACTGACTTTAGAGGGTGGGGCTCTGGTGCTGGCTGACCAGGGCGTGTGCTGCATTGATGAGTTCGACAAAATGGCCGAGGCCGACCGCACAGCCATCCACGAGGTCATGGAGCAGCAGACCATCTCCATTGCCAAGGCCGGCATCCTCACTACACTCAATGCCCGCTGCTCCATCCTGGCTGCTGCCAACCCTGCCTATGGGCGCTACAACCCCCGCCGCAGCCTGGAGCAGAACATACAGCTGCCTGCCGCGCTGCTCTCCCGGTTTGACCTCCTCTGGCTGATTCAGGACCGGCCTGACCGAGACAATGACCTACG GTTGGCCCAGCACATCACCTATGTGCACCAGCACAGCCGGCAGCCCCCCTCCCAGTTTGAACCTCTGGACATGAAGCTCATGAG GCGTTACATAGCCATGTGCCGTGAGAAGCAGCCCACGGTGCCAGAGTCTCTGGCTGACTACATCACGGCAGCGTATGTGGAGATGAGGCGAGAGGCTTGGGCTAGTAAGGATGCTACCTATACTTCTGCTCGGACCCTGCTGGCTATCCTGCGCCTTTCCACTGCTCTG GCGCGTCTGCGAATGGTGGACGTAGTGGAGAAGGAAGATGTGAATGAAGCCATCAGGCTAATGGAGATGTCAAAGGACTCTCTTCTGGGAGACAAGGGGCAGACAGCTAG GACTCAGAGACCAGCAGATGTGATATTTGCCACCGTCCGTGAACTGGTCTCAGGGGGCCGAAGCATCCGGTTCTCTGAGGCAGAGCAGCGCTGCGTATCTCGTGGCTTTACACCCGCCCAGTTCCAGGCGGCTCTGGATGAATATGAGGAGCTCAACGTCTGGCAGGTCAATGCTTCCCGGACACGGATCACTTTTGTCTGA